A single Alteribacter lacisalsi DNA region contains:
- the moaA gene encoding GTP 3',8-cyclase MoaA translates to MKKQEQQAYDALFRPLKDLRISVTDQCNFRCSYCMPAEIFGPDYPFMKEDELLSFDEIVRLARQFAGLGVEKIRITGGEPLLRNNLPELVKRLKEIAGIKDVALTTNGVFLVKHAEALKKAGLDRVNVSLDAIEDRVFRKMNGRNVPVKPVLKGIARAEKAGLSVKVNMVVKKDANESQIVPMARYFKGSGVILRFIEFMDVGNTNGWNFDSVVPKKEIVSEISGEFPVEPVRANYYGEVADRYAYTDGEGEIGVISSVSDSFCSSCTRARLSADGKLFTCLFATKGEDIRGLIRDGIGERDLYEHLSGIWKNRHDRYSDERTEETVRAKNNGPKIEMSYIGG, encoded by the coding sequence GTGAAAAAGCAGGAACAGCAGGCGTACGACGCATTGTTTCGTCCATTAAAGGATCTGCGGATTTCAGTGACAGACCAGTGTAATTTCAGGTGTTCCTACTGTATGCCGGCAGAAATTTTCGGTCCTGACTATCCGTTTATGAAAGAGGACGAACTCCTTTCTTTTGATGAAATTGTCCGTCTGGCACGTCAGTTTGCCGGACTCGGTGTTGAAAAGATCCGGATTACAGGAGGAGAGCCTCTTCTGCGGAACAATCTTCCGGAACTGGTCAAAAGACTCAAGGAGATTGCAGGAATTAAGGATGTGGCACTCACAACCAACGGCGTTTTTCTGGTCAAGCATGCCGAGGCTCTGAAAAAAGCCGGCCTTGATAGGGTAAATGTGAGCCTCGATGCGATCGAAGACCGGGTATTCCGGAAAATGAACGGCCGGAATGTCCCAGTTAAGCCGGTGCTCAAAGGCATCGCCCGGGCAGAAAAAGCCGGCCTCAGTGTGAAGGTGAATATGGTAGTGAAAAAAGACGCCAATGAGTCACAGATTGTACCGATGGCCCGTTACTTTAAAGGCTCAGGTGTCATTCTCAGATTTATTGAATTTATGGATGTTGGCAACACGAACGGCTGGAATTTTGACAGTGTGGTTCCCAAAAAAGAGATCGTCAGTGAAATCAGCGGCGAGTTTCCGGTTGAGCCGGTCCGTGCCAACTACTACGGCGAAGTGGCGGACCGCTACGCCTACACTGATGGAGAAGGAGAAATTGGTGTTATTTCCTCCGTTTCCGACTCATTCTGCTCCAGTTGCACAAGAGCAAGGCTGTCTGCCGACGGAAAGCTGTTTACGTGCCTGTTTGCCACGAAGGGCGAGGATATCCGAGGCCTGATCCGTGACGGCATCGGCGAGCGGGATTTATACGAGCATCTGTCCGGTATCTGGAAAAACCGCCACGACCGTTACTCCGACGAACGGACAGAGGAAACGGTCCGGGCAAAGAATAACGGCCCTAAAATTGAGATGTCCTATATCGGGGGATAA
- the fdhD gene encoding formate dehydrogenase accessory sulfurtransferase FdhD: MDQVMKKQPILTFENDGFRETEDLVATEAALTVHVNGEEFATMVCTPAHLEDMVIGFLASEGLIRLPADIDSLSVDKSKGFAYVTLKNKKISSADFGTKRVIGSCCGKSRQFYFHNDMKTAKTITTSLTVTPEQCIGLMKKMQEGSSDFQKTGGLHNTALCSADEVLVSRSDIGRHNALDKIYGHGLVNRIGMKDKIIAFSGRISSEVLLKVSKIGCGILLSKSAPTSLAIELAEDLGITAIGFVRGSRFNVYAHHERVKQD, translated from the coding sequence ATGGACCAGGTGATGAAAAAACAGCCGATTCTCACTTTCGAAAATGACGGATTCAGAGAAACAGAGGATCTGGTGGCAACCGAAGCAGCCCTCACGGTCCACGTAAACGGTGAGGAATTTGCCACCATGGTCTGCACGCCGGCACACTTGGAAGATATGGTGATCGGTTTTCTCGCTTCAGAGGGGCTGATTCGTCTCCCGGCAGATATCGACTCCCTATCGGTGGACAAGAGCAAAGGCTTTGCTTATGTAACGCTTAAGAATAAAAAAATCTCATCTGCCGACTTTGGAACAAAACGGGTAATCGGCTCGTGCTGCGGCAAAAGCCGTCAGTTCTATTTTCACAATGACATGAAAACAGCCAAGACAATTACCACCTCCCTCACCGTGACACCTGAGCAGTGCATCGGCCTGATGAAAAAAATGCAGGAGGGCTCGTCCGACTTTCAGAAAACCGGCGGCCTTCACAACACGGCCCTCTGCTCAGCCGATGAGGTGCTTGTGTCCAGGTCGGATATCGGCCGTCACAACGCTCTTGATAAAATTTACGGACACGGTCTTGTAAACCGGATCGGTATGAAAGACAAAATTATTGCTTTCAGCGGCAGAATATCGTCGGAAGTGCTTCTGAAAGTGTCCAAGATCGGCTGCGGAATTCTGCTTTCGAAGTCCGCGCCTACGTCCCTCGCCATAGAGCTTGCGGAGGATCTCGGCATTACGGCCATCGGCTTTGTCAGGGGCAGCCGGTTTAACGTTTATGCCCACCATGAGCGTGTGAAACAGGATTGA
- a CDS encoding FdhF/YdeP family oxidoreductase, with protein sequence MGKTKHQGPMKLPKKPDPKHWVSMVPFGLGKVKPKHIRDTAKVVWENKDNLPYATRILTQGVCDGCALGVSGLYDQTLSGPHICTTRLNVLRLNTMPAIKDDVLFQDVDELKKMNSSELRELGRIPYPLSRKPGEKKFTRITWDDAMGRIAGKIKTIDPKQLSFFLTARGITNESYYAAAKAARFIGTNNIDNASRICHSPSKTALKRSLGIGASSCNYQDWIGSDVLIFWGSVASNNQPVSTKYMYAAKRKGTKIIMINPYREPSMDHYWIPSVPDSALFGTKLADDVYQVNIGGDIAFMNGVMKHWFDMERQAPGSAIDRSFVDEHTNGFKQLKAHVEAQEWDPIVKSSGLSKERMLEFAQLLAKSKSGVFVWSMGLTQHRFGTDNISQVANLAMLRGFIGREHCGVMPIRGHSGVQGSGEMGADPFVLPGGDFDEPNRKRIQKLWKFDIPKWQGDIVGVSLENAMLPEDHERKLKVFYTSGGNFLETMPDPDFVRQCLENVDIRVHQDIILNTSTLVDAREEVIVLPAATRYEQKGGGTSTSTERMVYFSPEIKGPRIEEARAEWEIYVDLAKRIKPYKSELIDFQTADQIREEIAKAHPMYDGIQHLKEKGDVFQWGGAWLLEDGICPTEDGRGNLLPIELPELRKPEGHFYVTTRRGKQFNSMIYKDTDPNNEADRFDILLNEEDCRELNIKEGEAIVAYNKFGVYHGRAKIDATKKGNIQVYWPEGNVLIPKGVYEQYAGIPEYNTAVVVEKAETFHAKKDTKYVERRIDELETEIS encoded by the coding sequence ATGGGGAAAACAAAACATCAGGGACCGATGAAGCTGCCTAAAAAACCCGATCCTAAACATTGGGTGAGCATGGTCCCGTTCGGACTGGGAAAAGTGAAACCGAAGCATATTCGTGATACAGCGAAAGTCGTCTGGGAGAACAAAGACAACCTGCCGTACGCCACCCGCATTCTGACACAGGGTGTCTGTGACGGATGCGCTCTCGGGGTTTCCGGTCTTTACGACCAGACATTGAGCGGTCCGCACATCTGTACGACCCGTCTCAATGTACTGCGCTTAAATACGATGCCGGCCATTAAAGACGATGTTCTGTTTCAGGACGTGGATGAGCTGAAAAAAATGAACAGCTCGGAGCTCCGTGAACTGGGCCGCATTCCTTATCCCCTGTCCCGTAAGCCCGGGGAAAAGAAGTTTACGAGAATTACATGGGACGACGCCATGGGCCGGATTGCCGGTAAAATTAAAACAATTGACCCGAAACAGCTGAGCTTTTTCCTGACTGCACGGGGGATTACAAATGAATCCTATTATGCAGCGGCAAAAGCAGCCCGGTTTATCGGAACTAATAATATCGACAATGCCTCGCGGATCTGTCACTCCCCGAGTAAAACGGCGCTCAAGCGTTCTCTCGGGATCGGCGCATCGAGCTGCAACTATCAGGACTGGATCGGATCCGACGTCCTTATTTTCTGGGGCTCGGTCGCATCGAACAACCAGCCGGTTTCGACCAAATATATGTATGCAGCAAAGCGGAAGGGCACAAAAATCATTATGATCAACCCTTACCGGGAGCCGTCTATGGATCACTACTGGATTCCATCGGTCCCTGACAGCGCCCTGTTCGGGACGAAGCTGGCAGATGACGTGTACCAGGTAAACATCGGCGGCGATATCGCCTTTATGAACGGTGTCATGAAGCACTGGTTTGACATGGAGAGGCAGGCGCCCGGATCTGCCATCGACCGCAGCTTCGTCGATGAGCACACAAACGGATTCAAACAGCTGAAAGCCCATGTAGAGGCCCAGGAATGGGATCCGATCGTGAAATCATCAGGACTGTCGAAGGAGCGGATGCTCGAATTTGCCCAGCTGCTCGCCAAGTCGAAAAGCGGCGTGTTCGTCTGGTCCATGGGACTGACCCAGCACCGGTTTGGGACTGATAACATTTCCCAGGTAGCCAACCTTGCCATGCTCAGGGGATTTATCGGACGGGAGCACTGCGGGGTCATGCCGATCCGCGGCCACTCCGGCGTACAGGGATCAGGAGAAATGGGGGCTGATCCGTTTGTTCTTCCAGGCGGCGACTTTGATGAACCGAACCGGAAGCGGATTCAGAAGCTCTGGAAGTTTGATATACCGAAATGGCAGGGGGATATCGTCGGTGTTTCCCTTGAAAACGCCATGCTTCCTGAAGATCATGAGCGGAAACTCAAAGTCTTCTATACGTCCGGCGGAAACTTCCTTGAAACGATGCCGGATCCGGATTTTGTCCGTCAGTGCCTGGAGAATGTCGACATCCGTGTGCACCAGGATATTATCCTGAACACATCAACCCTTGTAGATGCCAGGGAGGAAGTCATTGTCCTGCCGGCAGCCACCCGGTATGAACAAAAAGGCGGCGGGACCTCCACTTCCACGGAGCGGATGGTCTACTTTTCTCCTGAAATAAAAGGCCCCCGGATTGAAGAAGCCCGGGCCGAGTGGGAGATCTACGTGGACCTGGCTAAACGAATCAAGCCGTATAAGAGTGAACTGATCGATTTTCAGACGGCTGATCAAATCCGTGAGGAAATTGCGAAAGCCCATCCGATGTACGACGGCATCCAGCACCTTAAGGAAAAAGGGGATGTATTTCAGTGGGGCGGTGCCTGGCTGCTTGAAGATGGCATCTGTCCGACCGAAGACGGCCGGGGAAATCTGCTGCCGATTGAACTGCCGGAGCTGAGAAAACCGGAGGGTCATTTCTATGTGACGACCCGCCGAGGAAAACAGTTCAATTCCATGATTTATAAAGATACGGACCCGAACAATGAAGCGGACCGTTTTGATATTCTTCTCAACGAGGAAGACTGCCGTGAGCTGAACATCAAAGAAGGAGAAGCCATCGTAGCGTATAATAAGTTCGGCGTTTATCACGGCCGGGCGAAAATCGACGCTACGAAGAAAGGCAATATCCAGGTATACTGGCCGGAAGGAAACGTTCTTATTCCGAAAGGCGTTTACGAGCAGTACGCCGGAATTCCGGAATACAACACTGCCGTGGTCGTGGAAAAGGCTGAAACCTTCCACGCGAAAAAAGATACAAAGTACGTAGAGCGGCGCATCGATGAACTGGAAACAGAGATCAGTTAG
- a CDS encoding DUF2294 domain-containing protein, whose amino-acid sequence MNKHEAEFSNLVRAFRKRHMGKGPREIRTTFCRNWAISEMEGNLSPVEKFIANASEGKQMVRAARTEMVKDMYRNNRPVEMEEYLGAVFLDLYVDIDIEKDFGMSIFIFDEDLEKKFGSGR is encoded by the coding sequence TTAGTAATCTTGTAAGGGCTTTCCGGAAGCGCCATATGGGAAAAGGTCCTAGGGAAATCCGGACAACGTTCTGCCGGAACTGGGCTATTTCGGAAATGGAGGGAAACCTGTCTCCCGTTGAGAAATTCATTGCCAACGCCTCGGAAGGTAAACAGATGGTCCGTGCCGCAAGAACGGAGATGGTAAAGGATATGTACCGGAACAACCGTCCTGTGGAGATGGAAGAATATCTTGGTGCCGTGTTTCTTGATTTGTATGTGGACATTGATATTGAGAAGGACTTCGGGATGAGTATTTTTATTTTTGATGAAGATCTGGAAAAGAAATTCGGATCCGGCAGATAA